A stretch of the Comamonas testosteroni TK102 genome encodes the following:
- the trbG gene encoding P-type conjugative transfer protein TrbG: MNDLFRKSALPVMLLASTVLFSGCATQGKPPPTISLDEPVQAQPLPEPPKPVEVVTVPQPLALPSQLKPLPETEEAKPAPEPADEKVRVSRANAEARVAPTREGYVNAIQVWPFTDGALYQLYAAVGRVTVVSLQPGEELVTVAAGDTVRWIVGDTSSGSGEALRVNVMVKPIRSGLKTNLVITTSRRTYLLELTSTEKTWMASVSWEYPKDKMLALQRQAQAASAAAPVDSGLSLEKIRFRYAISGSNPPWKPLRAFDDGEKVYIQFPPGIAQGELPPLFVIGAQGDGQLVNYRFRAPYYIVDRLFGAAELRLGGDKGDVVRIERTDGTRRN, from the coding sequence ATGAATGATCTTTTCCGTAAATCCGCCTTGCCGGTGATGCTTCTGGCTTCGACCGTGCTGTTCTCTGGCTGCGCTACTCAGGGCAAGCCGCCACCGACCATTTCGCTCGATGAGCCGGTGCAGGCCCAGCCGCTGCCGGAGCCACCAAAACCGGTGGAGGTGGTCACGGTGCCGCAGCCGCTCGCGCTGCCGTCGCAGTTGAAACCACTGCCAGAGACCGAGGAGGCCAAGCCCGCGCCGGAACCCGCGGATGAGAAAGTGCGCGTCTCGCGCGCCAATGCCGAGGCCCGTGTCGCGCCCACGCGCGAAGGCTACGTCAACGCGATCCAGGTCTGGCCCTTTACCGATGGCGCGCTTTACCAGCTCTATGCGGCCGTGGGCCGCGTGACGGTGGTTTCGCTGCAGCCCGGCGAGGAACTGGTGACGGTCGCGGCCGGCGACACGGTGCGCTGGATCGTCGGGGACACGTCGAGCGGCAGCGGTGAGGCTCTGCGCGTCAACGTGATGGTCAAGCCGATCCGCTCGGGCTTGAAGACCAATCTGGTCATCACCACCAGCCGCCGGACGTATCTGCTGGAGCTGACTTCGACCGAAAAGACGTGGATGGCGTCGGTGTCCTGGGAGTACCCGAAGGACAAGATGCTGGCCTTGCAGCGCCAGGCGCAGGCGGCCAGCGCCGCCGCCCCGGTCGATAGCGGCCTGTCGCTGGAGAAGATCCGTTTCCGCTATGCCATCAGCGGCAGCAATCCGCCGTGGAAGCCGCTGCGTGCTTTCGATGACGGCGAGAAGGTCTACATCCAGTTCCCGCCCGGCATCGCCCAGGGCGAGCTGCCGCCGCTGTTCGTGATCGGCGCGCAAGGCGACGGGCAACTGGTGAACTACCGATTCCGTGCGCCGTACTACATCGTTGATCGCCTGTTCGGCGCGGCCGAACTGCGCCTGGGCGGGGACAAAGGCGACGTGGTGCGGATTGAGCGCACGGACGGCACACGGAGGAACTGA
- a CDS encoding TrbI/VirB10 family protein — protein sequence MSQDDSPDLAAQAGKVAPEAVALRAQPRPVTRLNRRTLAILVGVLSVAVLGATIWSLQPHRRGTGEQTELYNVDRVSKSEGLDGLPADYSKLPPKVPELGPPLPGDLGPAIVKSQQPVTPAYAPPGHDPADAWRKEADAAANSSVFFRSGNQGKATAPVTAQAAAAAPGSALAGFDPLAAGPASTAAQPSDPTAVQNRQDQKEAFLKGGSTETRNSGNLQMPASPYQVMAGTVIAGALVTGIKSDLPGDVIATVTEPVYDTATGKFLLIPQGSRILGKYNSQVSYGQSRVQVVWNRVILPDTSSLKLDNLAGTDPAGYSGLEDGVDWHWDRVFAGAALTTLLGVGAELAAPENRQDGNRIVIAGRDSAQDSINQVGQEMTRRNMNIQPTLTERPGLPVRIIVNRDFVLRPYQPMFFNRGIAK from the coding sequence ATGAGCCAGGACGATTCCCCTGATCTTGCGGCGCAGGCGGGCAAGGTCGCGCCCGAGGCGGTGGCGCTGCGCGCCCAGCCGCGCCCGGTCACGCGCCTGAACCGGCGCACGCTGGCCATCCTCGTCGGCGTCCTGTCGGTCGCCGTGCTCGGGGCCACGATCTGGTCATTGCAGCCGCACCGGCGCGGCACGGGCGAGCAGACCGAGCTTTACAACGTCGATCGCGTCTCGAAGTCCGAGGGGCTGGATGGTCTGCCGGCCGACTACTCGAAGCTGCCGCCGAAGGTGCCCGAGCTGGGGCCGCCGCTGCCGGGTGATCTCGGCCCAGCCATCGTGAAGTCGCAGCAGCCGGTGACGCCGGCCTACGCACCGCCGGGACATGATCCGGCGGATGCGTGGCGCAAGGAGGCCGATGCGGCGGCGAACTCGTCGGTGTTTTTCCGCTCGGGCAACCAAGGCAAGGCCACCGCGCCGGTCACGGCGCAAGCCGCTGCGGCTGCGCCCGGCAGCGCCTTGGCGGGCTTCGACCCGCTGGCCGCTGGCCCGGCCTCGACGGCGGCCCAGCCATCCGACCCGACAGCCGTGCAGAACCGGCAAGACCAGAAAGAGGCTTTCCTGAAAGGCGGTTCTACGGAAACCCGCAATTCCGGCAATCTCCAGATGCCGGCCTCGCCGTATCAGGTCATGGCGGGAACGGTGATCGCGGGCGCGCTGGTGACGGGCATCAAGTCCGATCTGCCGGGCGACGTGATAGCCACGGTGACGGAGCCGGTCTATGACACGGCCACTGGCAAGTTCCTGCTGATCCCACAGGGATCGCGCATCCTGGGCAAGTACAACAGCCAGGTGAGCTACGGGCAGAGCCGCGTACAGGTGGTGTGGAACCGCGTCATCCTGCCGGACACGTCCTCGCTGAAGCTAGACAACCTGGCGGGCACTGACCCTGCCGGCTATTCCGGCCTGGAGGATGGCGTCGATTGGCATTGGGATCGCGTCTTCGCGGGTGCGGCGCTGACGACCCTGCTGGGCGTGGGTGCCGAGTTGGCCGCACCGGAAAACCGGCAGGATGGCAACCGCATCGTGATCGCTGGGCGCGATAGCGCGCAGGACAGCATCAACCAGGTCGGCCAAGAGATGACCCGGCGCAACATGAACATCCAGCCGACGCTGACCGAGCGGCCGGGCCTGCCGGTGCGGATCATCGTCAACCGCGATTTTGTGCTGCGGCCGTACCAGCCTATGTTCTTCAACCGTGGAATTGCGAAATGA
- a CDS encoding SCO family protein, producing MTGATYATDIRLSDPDGNERTLADFRGKAILVFFGFTQCPDVCPTALARAAEVKRLLGPDGERFQTLFVTVDPERDTPEVLKAYTAAFDPSFIGLYGDLERTAQIAKDFKVYYKKMPTGSSYTMDHTSLSYVYDPLGKLRLALRHEQPAQDYADDIRKLLNPA from the coding sequence CTGACCGGTGCAACCTATGCCACGGACATCCGGCTCTCCGACCCGGATGGCAATGAGCGCACGCTGGCGGACTTCCGAGGCAAGGCCATCCTGGTCTTCTTCGGCTTCACTCAGTGCCCAGATGTCTGCCCGACGGCCCTGGCGCGGGCGGCCGAGGTCAAGCGGCTTCTCGGCCCCGACGGCGAGCGCTTCCAGACACTGTTCGTCACGGTCGATCCCGAGCGCGACACGCCCGAGGTGCTCAAAGCCTACACGGCTGCATTCGACCCCAGCTTTATCGGTCTGTACGGCGACCTGGAACGCACCGCACAGATCGCCAAGGACTTCAAGGTCTACTACAAGAAAATGCCGACGGGATCGTCCTACACCATGGACCACACATCGCTCAGCTACGTCTACGACCCGCTAGGAAAGCTGCGCTTGGCCCTGCGCCATGAGCAACCCGCCCAAGACTATGCGGACGACATCCGCAAGCTCTTGAACCCTGCCTGA
- a CDS encoding NAD(P)-dependent oxidoreductase — protein sequence MNHRKIVVTQPVHEEVLRKLQAEGEVIMNPGPDPWSPSQLREYLVDADAMMAFMTDSVTKESLLNAPRLKTISCALKGYDNFDLRACAQAGVSVTFVPDLLTEPTAELAIGLAIAAGRNVLQGDAATRAGYSGWRPALYGTGLHGSVASVIGLGKVGQAILARLAGFGCARLLGVDPSVRLDQVELVTLDEAVSTSDYVFLAVPLVSDTRHLVDSRMLQLSKKGQILVNVGRGSVVDERAVVDALANEQLGAYAADVYEMEDWLLPDRPREIHPGLTNNARTVLTPHIGSAVRRVRFEIEMRAAENLVRSLRGESLSDVAVEASAAA from the coding sequence ATGAATCATCGGAAAATCGTCGTAACGCAGCCAGTTCATGAAGAGGTTCTAAGGAAGCTCCAGGCTGAGGGTGAGGTCATCATGAATCCAGGGCCTGACCCCTGGAGCCCCAGCCAGCTCAGGGAGTACCTCGTGGATGCTGATGCCATGATGGCCTTCATGACAGACAGTGTGACCAAAGAGTCGCTGCTGAACGCTCCCAGGCTCAAGACCATCTCCTGTGCACTCAAGGGGTACGACAACTTCGACCTGAGGGCTTGCGCACAAGCCGGGGTGAGCGTCACCTTTGTTCCTGACCTCCTCACAGAGCCCACAGCCGAGCTGGCCATCGGATTGGCTATTGCTGCTGGCAGGAACGTGCTTCAGGGTGACGCCGCTACAAGAGCAGGCTACTCTGGGTGGAGGCCAGCTCTATACGGAACCGGGCTTCATGGGTCGGTGGCCAGCGTGATCGGTCTCGGAAAAGTTGGGCAGGCCATATTGGCGCGACTCGCGGGCTTTGGCTGCGCGCGGCTGCTTGGTGTAGACCCAAGTGTGCGTCTAGATCAGGTCGAACTGGTCACGCTTGATGAGGCTGTCAGCACATCGGACTATGTGTTCCTGGCAGTGCCTCTTGTTAGCGATACGCGCCACCTGGTTGACTCCAGGATGCTTCAACTATCGAAAAAGGGCCAGATCCTTGTAAACGTGGGTAGGGGGTCTGTGGTCGACGAAAGGGCGGTTGTCGATGCCTTGGCGAATGAGCAACTTGGCGCGTACGCCGCTGACGTCTATGAGATGGAAGATTGGCTACTTCCAGACAGACCTCGCGAAATTCATCCGGGATTGACCAACAACGCCAGAACAGTACTCACTCCCCACATCGGCTCGGCTGTGAGACGCGTACGGTTCGAAATTGAAATGCGGGCTGCTGAGAACCTAGTCCGCTCACTCAGGGGCGAGAGTTTGAGTGATGTTGCTGTCGAGGCCAGCGCGGCAGCATAG
- a CDS encoding IS3 family transposase, with translation MYSYADRIRAVALYIKLGLRVRATIRQLGYPTKNALKGWYQHYLKHQDLPASQAPRAPKYSLQQRQVAIAHYLAHDRCIAATMRALGYPGRGTLTAWVRQDCPDTCKSRVGRSWPATKPDALMCEGVVQLCARRSSAQQIADKLGVCRGTLYNWKNQLLGPCAPASMKHSPKRSPVLDEAALRRQVESLRQDVRRLKIERELLKQAHEILKNGADIDLHRLANKDKAVLVEALHGQYELPELLSLVGLARSSYFYHRARLKLADKYVDLRRSITEIFDNNYRCYGYRRVQASLLKECTGISEKVVRRLMKQEGLIVAKPKRRRYNSYLGEIGAAPQNLINRDFRAAAPNEKWLTDITELQIPAGKVYLSPVIDCFDGLVVSWSIGTHPNAHLVNTMLDAAIDAVQGSESRPVIHSDRGAHYRWPGWLSRVHDAKLTRSMSRKGCSPDNAACEGFFGRLKMELFYPNNWQSTTIEQFIEAVDAYIRWYNEKRIKVSLGRLSPVEYRHKLGLAA, from the coding sequence ATGTACTCATACGCAGACAGGATTCGTGCAGTTGCGCTTTACATCAAGCTTGGCTTGCGTGTCAGAGCCACGATTCGCCAGTTGGGGTACCCAACCAAGAACGCATTGAAAGGCTGGTATCAGCACTACCTGAAGCATCAGGATTTGCCAGCAAGCCAAGCTCCAAGAGCACCAAAATATTCGCTGCAGCAAAGGCAGGTGGCTATTGCTCATTACCTCGCCCATGATCGCTGTATTGCTGCAACGATGAGGGCTTTGGGTTATCCGGGTCGAGGAACGTTGACTGCGTGGGTTCGGCAAGACTGCCCTGACACCTGCAAATCGAGAGTAGGCAGATCTTGGCCGGCTACAAAGCCTGATGCCTTGATGTGTGAGGGCGTGGTGCAGCTGTGTGCCCGTCGATCAAGTGCACAGCAGATTGCGGACAAGTTAGGGGTGTGTAGGGGGACCTTGTACAACTGGAAAAATCAGTTGCTTGGCCCTTGTGCCCCAGCCTCAATGAAACACAGTCCAAAGCGATCGCCAGTGTTGGATGAAGCAGCACTCAGGCGCCAAGTTGAATCATTGCGCCAGGATGTTCGGCGGCTGAAGATAGAACGTGAGCTTCTCAAGCAGGCCCATGAAATCTTAAAAAATGGGGCTGACATTGATCTGCATAGGCTGGCAAACAAAGATAAGGCTGTGCTGGTTGAAGCGTTGCACGGGCAGTATGAATTGCCAGAACTGCTTTCTCTTGTTGGCCTTGCTAGAAGCTCGTATTTTTACCATCGTGCTCGGCTGAAGCTGGCTGACAAATACGTTGATTTACGCCGAAGCATCACAGAGATCTTCGACAACAACTACCGTTGCTATGGATATCGCAGGGTGCAGGCATCTCTGCTCAAGGAGTGCACGGGCATCTCAGAGAAGGTGGTTCGTCGGCTGATGAAGCAGGAGGGGTTGATCGTGGCCAAGCCCAAACGCCGCAGATATAACTCCTACCTTGGAGAGATAGGTGCCGCCCCGCAAAACCTCATCAATCGAGACTTCCGTGCCGCTGCGCCCAATGAGAAGTGGCTCACCGACATTACTGAACTCCAGATTCCTGCTGGCAAGGTTTACCTGTCGCCAGTCATTGATTGCTTTGACGGGCTGGTGGTGAGCTGGTCGATTGGGACTCATCCCAACGCACATCTCGTCAACACAATGCTGGATGCGGCCATTGATGCTGTTCAAGGCAGCGAGAGCCGCCCTGTGATTCATTCTGATCGTGGAGCTCACTACCGCTGGCCAGGCTGGCTCTCGAGGGTCCATGATGCAAAGTTGACTCGCTCGATGTCTCGCAAAGGGTGCTCACCAGACAACGCTGCGTGCGAAGGCTTTTTTGGAAGGCTAAAGATGGAGCTGTTCTATCCCAACAACTGGCAATCAACAACGATTGAGCAGTTCATTGAAGCTGTCGATGCGTACATTCGTTGGTACAACGAAAAACGTATCAAGGTATCTCTGGGACGTTTAAGTCCTGTGGAATACCGGCACAAACTTGGCCTAGCCGCATAA
- a CDS encoding epoxyqueuosine reductase QueH — translation MNTTVERKALALPGGHDKVLLHSCCAPCSGEVMEAMLASGIDYTIFFYNPNIHPLKEYELRKNENIRFAEQFGVPFVDADYDRDNWFERAKGMEHEPERGVRCTMCFDMRFERTALYAHEHGFPVITSSLGISRWKNMQQINDCGVRAAAKYSGLMYWEYNWRKGGGSARMIEISKRENFYQQEYCGCVYSLRDTNRHRVESGRERIQLGVTFYGDEQPPKD, via the coding sequence ATGAACACCACCGTCGAACGCAAAGCGCTTGCGCTGCCCGGAGGCCACGACAAGGTGCTGCTGCATTCGTGCTGCGCGCCGTGCTCAGGCGAGGTCATGGAGGCCATGCTGGCCTCGGGCATTGACTACACCATCTTTTTCTACAACCCCAACATTCATCCGCTCAAGGAATACGAGCTGCGCAAGAACGAGAACATCCGCTTCGCGGAGCAGTTCGGCGTGCCCTTCGTCGATGCGGACTACGACCGGGACAACTGGTTCGAGCGCGCCAAGGGCATGGAGCACGAGCCCGAACGCGGCGTGCGCTGCACCATGTGCTTCGACATGCGTTTCGAGCGCACGGCGCTGTATGCGCATGAGCACGGCTTTCCGGTGATCACCAGTTCCCTGGGCATCTCGCGCTGGAAGAACATGCAGCAGATCAATGACTGCGGCGTGCGTGCGGCGGCCAAGTACTCTGGCCTGATGTACTGGGAATACAACTGGCGCAAGGGCGGCGGCTCGGCGCGCATGATCGAGATCAGCAAGCGCGAGAACTTCTACCAACAGGAATACTGCGGCTGCGTCTACTCGCTGCGCGACACGAACCGCCACCGCGTGGAAAGCGGCCGCGAGCGCATCCAGCTCGGCGTGACGTTCTACGGTGACGAACAGCCCCCCAAAGATTGA
- a CDS encoding DUF2274 domain-containing protein, giving the protein MNTTRKLRLGPLPKVESVKLAFACPVSLKADLDRYAALHAQVYGEAVDATTLIPHMLEAFMQGDRGFQRNSASKHALQNAGGVTISGCRTP; this is encoded by the coding sequence ATGAACACCACCAGGAAGTTGCGGCTTGGGCCGCTGCCCAAGGTCGAGAGCGTCAAGCTGGCCTTTGCGTGCCCGGTCAGCCTGAAAGCCGACCTCGACCGTTACGCCGCGCTGCACGCGCAGGTGTACGGCGAAGCGGTCGATGCCACGACGCTGATCCCGCACATGCTAGAGGCCTTCATGCAAGGAGACCGTGGGTTTCAGAGAAACAGCGCTAGTAAACACGCATTGCAAAACGCTGGTGGAGTAACCATCTCCGGTTGCCGTACGCCGTGA
- a CDS encoding copper chaperone PCu(A)C, producing the protein MKLVIRTAIVAASLLAATAQAQVTVKDAWVRATVPQQKATGAFMQLKATKNSKLVSASSPLTPAVEVHEMAMQDNVMKMRQVPAVELPAGKTVELKPGGYHVMLMDLKQQVKEGDTVPLTLVIEGPDGKRESVEVKAPVRALNASAQPAGHDAQGGHKH; encoded by the coding sequence ATGAAACTCGTCATCCGCACAGCCATCGTCGCCGCCTCGCTGCTCGCGGCCACCGCCCAGGCGCAAGTCACCGTCAAAGATGCCTGGGTGCGCGCCACCGTACCGCAACAGAAAGCCACCGGCGCCTTCATGCAGTTGAAGGCAACCAAGAATAGCAAGCTGGTCTCGGCCAGCTCGCCGCTTACGCCCGCCGTCGAGGTCCACGAGATGGCCATGCAGGACAACGTGATGAAGATGCGCCAGGTGCCGGCCGTCGAGCTGCCCGCAGGCAAGACCGTGGAACTCAAGCCCGGCGGCTACCACGTGATGCTGATGGACCTGAAGCAGCAGGTGAAGGAAGGCGACACGGTGCCTCTGACCCTCGTCATCGAGGGCCCGGACGGCAAGCGCGAATCGGTCGAAGTGAAGGCTCCCGTGCGTGCGCTCAACGCCAGCGCCCAGCCGGCTGGCCACGATGCCCAGGGCGGCCACAAGCACTGA
- the phnC gene encoding phosphonate ABC transporter ATP-binding protein, translated as MKLEKDRDVLSLKGVSVRYVDSTVALHPTSLDVKQGEFLVLLGASGAGKSTLLRSINGLVLPTKGEVSIPGLAGGVVNAKTLREHRKRCGMVFQQHHLIGRQSVLRNVLMGKLGDRGAFASLWPWSKKDKLEALTVIERVGLLEKALSRADALSGGQQQRVGIARALIQKPRILLADEPVASLDPATAHSVLTLLHEICKKDHLTAIVSLHQVELARSFADRIIGLRQGAVVFEGRAEQLSPDVARNLYAKQSNASNTSASTDSPRTLQSSQTKELLPC; from the coding sequence ATGAAGTTGGAGAAGGACCGAGACGTTCTGAGTCTCAAGGGAGTTTCCGTCCGCTACGTTGACTCGACCGTGGCCTTGCACCCGACGAGTCTGGATGTGAAGCAGGGAGAGTTTTTGGTGCTTCTGGGCGCCTCGGGCGCAGGGAAGTCCACCTTGTTACGAAGCATCAATGGACTGGTGCTGCCCACAAAAGGCGAGGTATCGATACCTGGCCTGGCAGGTGGGGTAGTCAACGCAAAGACGCTGAGAGAGCACCGCAAGCGCTGTGGGATGGTTTTCCAGCAGCATCATCTGATTGGACGTCAGTCGGTCCTCAGGAATGTTCTGATGGGAAAGCTCGGTGACAGGGGTGCATTCGCTTCGCTATGGCCGTGGAGCAAGAAGGACAAGCTGGAGGCGCTCACAGTGATTGAGCGTGTCGGGCTGCTCGAAAAGGCGCTCTCCCGGGCTGATGCCTTGTCTGGGGGGCAGCAGCAGCGCGTAGGCATAGCTAGGGCGCTAATACAGAAGCCACGAATCCTGCTGGCCGATGAGCCTGTTGCCAGCCTGGACCCGGCAACCGCACATAGCGTGCTCACCTTGTTGCATGAGATCTGCAAAAAGGACCACCTCACCGCAATCGTGAGTCTTCACCAGGTGGAGCTCGCGCGCTCGTTTGCAGACCGAATCATTGGGCTCCGCCAGGGAGCTGTTGTATTCGAGGGTAGGGCAGAGCAGCTGAGTCCTGATGTTGCGCGGAACCTCTATGCAAAGCAGTCCAACGCTTCCAACACGAGTGCGTCCACTGATAGCCCCCGAACTCTTCAATCCAGTCAAACCAAGGAGCTCTTGCCATGCTGA
- the phnD gene encoding phosphate/phosphite/phosphonate ABC transporter substrate-binding protein, whose product MLNRRNFSLVVSAASFAALLPLWAHAQGKDPSKLRVALLPDENAASIIQNAQPLKRYLEQQLKKDVEIVVTTDYSSMIEAMRFGRIEVAYFGPFSYVLAKSKASGIEPFAVGVERGSPTYQSVLIATAGGPVKTLEDVRGKPFGFGDQASTSSHLAPRAHLLKKYKLDGEKDYRPVHLGAHDAVARAVQSGQIPAGALSKPILDNLIARGSIDATKIVQLDLSAPIPNYPVVMQGDLKPELKAAIRSAFLDMKDAEVLKAFRVQAFAATDDAAYDVLRDTATILKLDLGRMQ is encoded by the coding sequence ATGCTGAATCGCCGTAACTTCTCTCTTGTTGTCAGCGCAGCTTCTTTTGCTGCACTCCTTCCTCTGTGGGCTCATGCGCAGGGAAAGGATCCATCAAAGCTTCGTGTCGCCCTTCTTCCAGATGAGAACGCTGCCAGCATCATCCAGAACGCGCAGCCTCTTAAGCGCTATCTTGAACAGCAGCTCAAGAAGGATGTTGAGATTGTGGTGACTACCGATTACTCCTCGATGATCGAGGCAATGCGGTTCGGTCGGATTGAGGTAGCGTACTTTGGACCGTTTTCGTACGTTTTGGCCAAATCTAAGGCGTCCGGGATTGAGCCCTTTGCGGTGGGCGTTGAACGTGGGTCGCCCACATACCAGTCGGTCCTCATCGCAACGGCCGGAGGGCCGGTGAAAACGCTTGAAGACGTGCGCGGCAAGCCCTTCGGATTTGGCGACCAGGCGTCCACATCAAGCCACCTTGCACCACGTGCACACCTGCTCAAGAAGTACAAGCTTGATGGTGAGAAGGACTATCGGCCAGTTCACCTTGGGGCACATGACGCGGTCGCACGTGCGGTGCAGTCGGGTCAGATTCCAGCCGGGGCTCTGTCCAAGCCGATTCTGGACAACCTCATCGCTCGAGGAAGCATTGATGCCACGAAGATTGTTCAGCTTGACCTTTCTGCTCCCATTCCAAACTATCCGGTCGTCATGCAGGGGGACCTCAAGCCTGAGCTCAAAGCTGCCATCCGCTCTGCCTTTCTGGACATGAAGGATGCTGAGGTGCTCAAGGCGTTTCGTGTCCAGGCGTTTGCCGCCACTGATGACGCTGCATATGACGTCCTTAGGGATACCGCAACCATCCTGAAGCTTGATTTGGGCCGTATGCAATGA
- a CDS encoding LysR substrate-binding domain-containing protein has product MSGLTLLAALKAFDATARAGSMTAAAKLLDLQQPTISAHIQRLENEYGVELFLRQGRRLELTTFGRTLLDYTRRAFSGEEDAHALLAAAKNRFVGRLVIHAIGPYNVVPVLKAFGSRHPQVEVSVRVGDSRSITEKLLDYQGDVGVVLNHAEHPELHCMPYRSQRLVVFANREHALARCGEIVLKDLQSQRFVIREEGSTTRRVFESELIARNINIQVALEMGSREAVREAVAQGIGLGVVAETAYVPDPRLVKLKILDTAMATHVDFICRRERQNAPLIATIFDLAKEVRRGLA; this is encoded by the coding sequence ATGTCTGGACTCACGCTACTTGCGGCTTTGAAAGCCTTTGATGCGACGGCAAGGGCCGGAAGCATGACTGCTGCTGCGAAGCTGCTTGATCTACAGCAGCCCACCATCTCAGCGCATATTCAGCGCCTGGAGAATGAGTACGGCGTGGAGCTTTTTCTTCGTCAAGGCCGCCGGCTTGAGCTGACTACCTTTGGCAGGACTCTGCTGGACTACACGCGGCGGGCATTCAGCGGCGAGGAAGATGCGCACGCCCTTTTGGCAGCAGCCAAAAACCGATTCGTCGGGCGTCTTGTGATTCACGCGATCGGCCCGTACAACGTAGTCCCTGTTCTGAAGGCCTTCGGGAGCCGCCATCCCCAGGTCGAGGTCTCTGTCCGTGTAGGCGACTCCCGCTCAATCACGGAAAAGCTCCTCGACTACCAGGGTGATGTCGGCGTGGTCCTCAATCACGCCGAGCACCCCGAACTCCATTGCATGCCATACAGGTCACAGCGCCTGGTGGTCTTTGCGAACCGAGAGCACGCCCTAGCCCGGTGCGGTGAGATAGTGCTCAAGGACCTTCAGAGCCAGCGCTTCGTCATACGTGAGGAAGGTTCAACGACAAGAAGAGTCTTCGAGAGCGAGCTAATTGCCCGCAATATCAACATCCAGGTTGCGCTGGAGATGGGAAGCCGGGAGGCTGTCCGCGAGGCAGTCGCACAAGGAATAGGACTAGGCGTCGTTGCCGAGACAGCCTATGTTCCAGATCCGCGTCTTGTGAAGCTGAAGATTCTGGATACAGCAATGGCCACCCACGTCGACTTCATCTGTCGTCGCGAACGACAGAACGCTCCGCTGATAGCAACGATTTTCGACTTGGCAAAAGAGGTGAGAAGAGGCCTGGCCTAA
- the phnE gene encoding phosphonate ABC transporter, permease protein PhnE, producing MTSAAFENIISRDKREQFIGLRNTAFVLLVCLVALYVTGFFDAQRFIEGAPAVKQLSSEMVPPNFDRWEHWVIPLRDTLAMSIAGTALTIVLSLPLALLAAPNTTPNPLVGRVARVILAAFRSVPEIILGILFVAAVGFGALPGVLALALHSTGMVAKFYAEAIEHVDPKPLEAAAAVGASRFQVISHAVIPQVLPQLADITIYRWEYHFRASAVLGIVGAGGIGFELMAALRLVKYDEVSAILLSILACVLVVDSIGSMLRKRLK from the coding sequence ATGACCTCGGCTGCATTCGAGAACATCATCAGTCGCGACAAGCGGGAGCAGTTCATTGGACTGCGCAATACAGCGTTCGTCCTTCTGGTTTGCCTTGTAGCCCTGTACGTCACGGGGTTCTTCGATGCACAGCGGTTCATCGAAGGCGCCCCGGCTGTCAAGCAGCTCTCATCTGAGATGGTCCCTCCCAACTTCGACCGCTGGGAGCACTGGGTCATCCCGCTGAGGGACACCTTGGCGATGTCGATTGCCGGCACAGCACTGACTATCGTGCTTTCACTTCCGCTGGCGCTCCTGGCGGCTCCAAACACCACCCCCAATCCTTTGGTGGGAAGAGTGGCCAGAGTCATCCTGGCGGCATTCCGGTCCGTGCCAGAAATCATTCTTGGCATTCTGTTCGTGGCAGCCGTAGGGTTTGGTGCTCTACCTGGGGTGCTCGCACTAGCGTTGCATTCCACGGGAATGGTCGCAAAGTTTTACGCGGAAGCCATTGAGCACGTGGATCCGAAGCCACTTGAAGCAGCTGCTGCGGTAGGCGCAAGCCGCTTTCAGGTCATCTCGCATGCCGTTATCCCCCAAGTCCTTCCACAGTTGGCAGACATAACCATCTATCGCTGGGAGTACCACTTCAGGGCCTCCGCAGTACTTGGCATTGTCGGTGCAGGTGGCATCGGCTTCGAGTTGATGGCAGCACTTCGCCTTGTCAAGTATGACGAGGTCTCAGCCATCCTTCTGTCGATTCTTGCCTGTGTCCTCGTGGTTGACAGCATTGGATCGATGCTGCGAAAGCGTCTCAAGTAA